A part of Anabas testudineus chromosome 9, fAnaTes1.2, whole genome shotgun sequence genomic DNA contains:
- the LOC113150250 gene encoding hydroxycarboxylic acid receptor 2-like, giving the protein MKCYFNGTLLISVLPPLLVTEFVLGVVGNGLALWIFCFHLKPWKSSTVLLFNLAVADFLLNMVLPLRASYYISGISWKFGGALCNICLFMLAMNRSGSAFFLMAIAVDRYMRVVHPHHPINSLSVSKALLGALGLWLLTISMTAHLFSLQHGNSTYCESFMIDTETQHNITWHKFEFLFSFYVPLSVILYCTVHIISHLRGRQLGQHAKIKKALFFIIVVVLLFAICFLPSSVTQLLIWIQTHKLAGSLPDNQVCPALENLTTTFYITISLTYLNSGLDPVVYYFSSPAFKNICRKALHLPQADTAESTEKKTRETGSQSLSQL; this is encoded by the coding sequence aTGAAGTGCTATTTCAATGGAACTCTGCTGATCAGTGTGCTCCCTCCACTGCTGGTGACTGAGTTTGTTCTGGGAGTCGTTGGAAATGGTCTGGCTCTCTGGATCTTCTGCTTCCACCTGAAGCCCTGGAAGAGCAGCACAGTGTTGCTCTTCAATCTGGCTGTGGCTGATTTTCTGCTCAACATGGTTTTGCCTCTGCGTGCTAGTTACTACATCTCTGGGATCTCATGGAAGTTTGGAGGTGCTCTGTGCAACATCTGCCTCTTCATGTTGGCTATGAACCGCAGTGGAAGCGCCTTCTTCTTGATGGCCATCGCTGTGGACAGGTACATGCGTGTGGTGCATCCCCATCATCCCATCAACTCTCTGAGTGTGTCTAAAGCCCTGCTCGGAGCACTCGGACTGTGGCTGCTCACCATTTCAATGACCGCTCATCTCTTCAGTTTACAACACGGCAACTCAACTTACTGCGAGAGCTTCATGATTGATACTGAGACACAGCATAACATCACTTGGCACAAGTTTgagtttctcttttccttctacGTGCCTCTGTCTGTGATCCTCTACTGCACAGTCCACATCATCAGCCACCTGAGAGGGAGACAGCTGGGCCAGCATGCCAAAATCAAAAAGGCTCTGTTCTTCATCATAGTAGTGGTGCTGCTCTTTGCCATTTGCTTTCTACCCAGTAGCGTTACACAGCTGTTAATTTGGATCCAGACACATAAATTAGCCGGCAGCCTCCCCGATAACCAAGTCTGTCCTGCACTGGAGAACCTGACGACCACATTTTACATCACCATTAGCCTGACCTATCTCAACAGCGGACTGGACCCTGTGGTGTACTACTTCTCCAGTCCTGCCTTCAAGAACATCTGCAGGAAAGCTCTTCATCTGCCTCAAGCAGACACTGCTGAAAGTACAGAGAAGAAAACGCGAGAAACGGGATCCCAGTCGCTCAGCCAACTGTGa